A portion of the Simkania negevensis Z genome contains these proteins:
- a CDS encoding M48 family metallopeptidase — MEKVTPKSDQVQGWGEWLWDGAKTQASNAASAVYHLCPSLFDRIQSIFDFVYPKNAITGYREFWYLPTWVEKVLGEALYPTTCASQGGKLNDDKQQTRLSNMVEKTAKHAQREGEDQQFEYEVTVLDSSVINAWAMPGGKLAFHSGLINKIDKMDLTEWEGLTKDDVLAAVVGHEVSHAAIGHTRKRLEKTLLIQLALFVGKIAANIFISRKEQEAVEKGEEKGSHRAHIETADELKKYEGLRRIVTVVFDYFAYYATQLYMLAESRGAEYEADKYGIELMYKAGYDVRGSLALQKLFQEIGHSHQTDSWLGKAMEWISTHPTSDKRLAENKKTVQALHEEHGNYKAVTV, encoded by the coding sequence ATGGAAAAAGTCACTCCAAAGTCAGATCAAGTCCAAGGATGGGGCGAATGGCTCTGGGACGGAGCAAAAACGCAAGCTTCAAATGCAGCTAGTGCGGTTTATCACCTTTGCCCAAGTCTATTTGATCGTATCCAATCAATTTTTGATTTTGTTTATCCAAAAAATGCCATTACAGGCTACCGAGAGTTTTGGTATCTCCCAACCTGGGTAGAAAAAGTTTTAGGAGAAGCACTCTATCCTACAACTTGCGCCTCTCAAGGTGGAAAGCTCAATGATGATAAGCAACAAACTCGTCTATCTAACATGGTTGAAAAAACTGCTAAGCATGCTCAACGTGAAGGTGAAGACCAACAGTTTGAATACGAAGTGACTGTTCTTGACTCAAGCGTGATCAATGCTTGGGCGATGCCAGGTGGAAAACTCGCTTTCCATAGCGGTCTGATCAACAAGATTGATAAGATGGATCTAACCGAATGGGAAGGACTCACAAAAGATGACGTTTTAGCAGCCGTTGTCGGACATGAAGTCTCTCATGCAGCTATTGGACATACACGTAAACGTCTCGAAAAAACACTTCTCATTCAGCTTGCTCTTTTCGTTGGAAAGATTGCTGCAAACATCTTCATTAGCCGCAAAGAACAAGAAGCTGTTGAAAAAGGTGAGGAAAAAGGCTCCCACCGTGCTCATATCGAAACAGCAGATGAGCTTAAAAAGTATGAAGGCCTCCGCAGAATTGTCACAGTTGTGTTCGATTATTTTGCTTACTATGCTACGCAGCTTTATATGCTTGCAGAAAGCCGCGGTGCTGAGTACGAAGCTGATAAGTACGGAATCGAGCTCATGTATAAAGCCGGCTATGATGTCCGTGGAAGTTTAGCGCTTCAAAAACTTTTCCAAGAGATTGGTCATTCACACCAAACAGACTCTTGGCTTGGAAAAGCTATGGAATGGATTTCAACTCACCCCACTTCAGACAAGCGCCTTGCCGAAAATAAAAAAACGGTACAAGCGCTCCACGAAGAGCACGGAAACTACAAAGCTGTTACCGTCTAA
- the serS gene encoding serine--tRNA ligase, whose product MLDIKLIRNDPKGIEAKLKTKDPAVSIAPILKLDEEIRQIKNQVEQLKNQKNQNAKQIGEKKRKGEDVSKLMEEIAGVGDEIQKLDHQLMELEKAFHDHVACFPNLPMEDIKNSLDPADNVCIKTFGEKPSFSFEPKNHMELNEKLKLFDFKRGAKIGGTGWPCYRGLGARLEWALIQFMIDTHITNGFEMWIPPLVGRPEIMYGSAHLPKFEDQLYKVHDDDYHLYLIPTSEAVLNGLHFDEILEEESLPRKYTAFTPCFRREAGAAGSQERGLIRTHQFNKVEMFCVTRPEESEAIYEEMLKSAEEILQALNVHYRSMLLVTGDMSFASAKTIDLEVWLPGQNRYYEVSSISNCTDFQARRAKIRYKKGTDKPQFCHTLNGSGLATSRLMVALLENNQQEDGTILLPTVLHKYLDGMKSIG is encoded by the coding sequence ATGCTTGATATAAAACTTATTCGAAATGACCCCAAAGGGATTGAAGCTAAGCTAAAAACAAAAGACCCAGCGGTTTCAATTGCTCCTATTTTGAAACTCGATGAAGAGATCCGTCAAATAAAAAATCAAGTCGAGCAATTAAAAAATCAAAAAAATCAAAATGCCAAGCAAATTGGTGAAAAAAAACGCAAAGGAGAAGATGTCTCCAAACTCATGGAAGAAATTGCCGGTGTAGGAGATGAAATCCAAAAACTTGATCATCAGTTAATGGAGCTTGAAAAAGCCTTTCATGATCATGTGGCTTGTTTCCCGAACCTCCCTATGGAAGACATCAAAAACTCACTCGACCCTGCTGATAACGTCTGCATCAAAACTTTTGGAGAAAAACCCTCTTTTTCTTTCGAGCCCAAAAATCACATGGAACTCAATGAGAAGCTGAAGCTGTTTGACTTTAAACGGGGCGCTAAAATTGGAGGAACAGGTTGGCCTTGTTACCGTGGACTGGGTGCACGCCTTGAGTGGGCTCTCATTCAATTCATGATCGACACCCACATTACAAACGGGTTTGAAATGTGGATTCCTCCTCTCGTTGGCCGTCCTGAAATCATGTACGGTTCGGCTCATTTGCCCAAATTCGAAGACCAGCTTTATAAAGTACACGACGATGATTACCACCTCTACCTGATTCCTACTTCTGAAGCAGTCTTAAACGGACTCCACTTCGATGAGATTCTCGAAGAAGAATCGCTCCCGCGCAAATACACGGCGTTCACTCCCTGTTTCAGACGTGAAGCAGGTGCCGCCGGCTCGCAAGAACGGGGTCTCATCCGAACGCACCAATTCAATAAAGTCGAAATGTTTTGCGTGACACGCCCTGAAGAAAGTGAAGCCATTTATGAAGAGATGCTGAAGAGTGCTGAAGAGATTTTGCAAGCGCTTAACGTTCATTACCGAAGCATGCTACTTGTCACTGGTGACATGTCGTTTGCCTCGGCTAAAACAATTGATTTAGAGGTTTGGCTTCCTGGACAAAATCGTTACTACGAAGTTTCTTCTATTTCTAATTGCACCGACTTTCAAGCACGCCGTGCGAAAATCCGGTATAAAAAGGGAACTGACAAACCACAGTTTTGCCATACGCTCAATGGTTCAGGACTTGCGACTTCTCGCCTCATGGTCGCACTTTTAGAAAACAACCAGCAAGAAGATGGAACTATCCTCTTGCCTACAGTTTTGCACAAATACTTAGATGGAATGAAATCGATTGGTTAA
- a CDS encoding UPF0158 family protein, which yields MTKKKHPEAQNPLILRFHRLMDAFAKSDDERDFYLDRIEGFIVFADLDKGLEDIDRLEVEIENNLDRYCLIPKMTFYETKKFMEGFVNEKVYDIDTKEKLLDIIQSKEARENFLEFIYDHLTELEKWQQYYHERSRIRVIEWLRMQEFSFVFEEDLELSKNVLEKVKQHIFETKVPRDVQTARDAIGAKAKTYYSNEALNPRPKRGRPPKQAAKVEIEPQYTIDIYKTVPPEARPFLYMPDFTSTSVTFSAKFDTEAQLIASLRGSSRVKIDSRLEALSQRLESLRHLSDRLRTSSGLGVEKEEKLFEAVSRTGTDPEAGKGSKIADIAKGLLPKKKGRPPKEKAEIQELMKKKREAGIKQVTQIKKKKT from the coding sequence ATGACCAAGAAAAAACATCCTGAAGCACAAAACCCCTTGATTCTCCGTTTTCACCGCTTGATGGACGCCTTTGCAAAATCTGATGATGAACGGGATTTCTACCTAGACCGTATTGAAGGATTTATCGTCTTTGCCGACCTGGATAAAGGTTTAGAAGATATCGATCGCCTCGAAGTCGAGATCGAAAATAACTTGGATCGGTACTGTCTCATTCCCAAAATGACCTTTTATGAAACCAAGAAATTCATGGAAGGGTTTGTGAATGAAAAAGTTTACGACATCGACACCAAAGAAAAACTGCTCGATATCATCCAATCAAAAGAGGCGCGCGAAAACTTTCTTGAGTTCATTTATGACCATCTGACTGAACTTGAAAAATGGCAACAGTATTATCATGAAAGATCTCGCATTCGGGTAATTGAATGGCTCCGCATGCAAGAATTTAGCTTTGTTTTTGAAGAAGATCTCGAACTGTCGAAAAATGTTTTAGAAAAAGTAAAGCAGCACATTTTTGAGACTAAAGTTCCTCGCGATGTGCAAACAGCACGTGATGCAATTGGAGCCAAAGCAAAAACATATTACTCAAATGAAGCCTTGAACCCAAGACCCAAGCGAGGACGCCCACCAAAGCAAGCAGCAAAAGTTGAAATTGAGCCGCAATACACAATCGACATTTATAAAACAGTTCCTCCCGAAGCCCGTCCCTTCCTTTATATGCCAGACTTTACCAGCACTTCGGTGACCTTCTCTGCGAAGTTTGATACTGAAGCGCAACTCATTGCCAGCTTGCGCGGAAGCTCACGCGTTAAAATCGACTCTCGCCTCGAAGCACTTTCACAACGTCTTGAGTCGTTACGCCACCTTTCAGACCGGTTGCGCACTTCTTCAGGTCTTGGCGTTGAAAAAGAAGAAAAGCTTTTCGAAGCTGTAAGCCGCACAGGTACTGACCCAGAAGCAGGAAAAGGAAGCAAGATTGCAGACATTGCAAAAGGACTTTTGCCCAAGAAAAAAGGACGACCACCGAAAGAAAAAGCTGAAATTCAAGAGCTCATGAAGAAAAAGCGTGAAGCAGGAATTAAGCAAGTGACACAGATTAAGAAAAAGAAAACTTAG
- a CDS encoding M18 family aminopeptidase, which translates to MNYAPLQDLILFLQSSPTPWHAVSQIGLRLAQQDFTPLEEGEKWDLKPGERYFVERGGSLCAFTLPKNTPVRSTILASHTDSPALKLKPHPLFVEEGIPFLRVESYGSPIISTWINRDLAIGGRLLVGTPDGEIEEKLIYLDQTPVLIPTLAIHLDREQNDKPKPVSKQDHLCPLLGIEAKGKDPDSLFHDLLKPVVTDNLLGFDLYLVPCDAPRIIGQNSSLLASYRLDNLVSAHASLLALLATDKIPEETIQMAIFWNHEEIGSQTDEGASSPFFLDVMTRISLSFKLGEENFIRLKRHSQLISIDLAHAYHPLHKKKYDSNNAPRMGKGIVIKHNANQRYATQGLTSAHLVQTCQKENIPYQDFACHSDLPCGSTVGALTATRTGIPTVDIGLAQLSMHAARELIAVEDHHTLCRLLKALLLK; encoded by the coding sequence ATGAATTACGCACCTCTTCAAGATCTTATACTTTTTCTCCAAAGCTCGCCAACCCCTTGGCATGCAGTTTCTCAAATTGGGTTGCGACTAGCGCAACAAGATTTTACTCCTTTAGAAGAAGGGGAAAAGTGGGATCTGAAACCAGGTGAGCGGTACTTTGTGGAACGAGGAGGCTCTCTTTGCGCGTTCACCCTACCTAAAAATACTCCAGTTCGCTCAACCATTTTAGCCTCTCACACAGATAGTCCTGCGCTTAAACTCAAGCCCCATCCCCTTTTTGTTGAAGAGGGCATTCCCTTCTTACGTGTTGAAAGCTATGGGAGCCCCATTATAAGTACTTGGATCAACCGTGATCTTGCAATCGGAGGAAGACTCCTAGTTGGAACACCCGATGGAGAAATCGAAGAAAAACTGATCTACCTCGACCAAACGCCTGTTCTGATTCCCACTCTTGCAATCCATCTCGATCGTGAACAAAACGACAAGCCTAAACCTGTGAGTAAACAAGACCATCTTTGCCCCTTACTTGGAATCGAAGCCAAAGGAAAAGATCCTGACAGTCTCTTTCACGATCTTTTAAAGCCTGTTGTCACAGACAATCTTCTCGGATTTGACCTCTATCTTGTCCCCTGTGATGCACCCCGAATCATCGGGCAAAATAGCAGTCTCCTTGCTTCCTACCGTCTCGATAATTTAGTCAGTGCTCATGCCTCACTTCTCGCACTCCTCGCAACGGATAAAATACCTGAAGAAACCATCCAAATGGCCATCTTCTGGAATCATGAGGAAATCGGCTCTCAAACGGATGAAGGGGCAAGCTCCCCCTTTTTCCTCGATGTCATGACACGGATCTCCCTCTCTTTCAAATTGGGAGAGGAAAATTTTATTCGCCTTAAGCGACACTCTCAGCTTATCTCTATTGACTTAGCTCATGCCTACCATCCCCTTCACAAGAAAAAATATGATAGCAACAATGCTCCTCGCATGGGCAAGGGAATCGTCATCAAACACAATGCAAATCAGCGCTATGCCACGCAAGGACTTACAAGCGCTCACCTCGTTCAAACTTGCCAAAAAGAAAACATCCCTTATCAAGACTTTGCGTGCCATTCTGACCTCCCTTGTGGCAGCACGGTCGGAGCTCTCACAGCTACGCGGACAGGAATCCCCACGGTTGACATCGGCTTAGCGCAGCTTTCAATGCATGCGGCGCGCGAACTTATTGCGGTTGAAGACCATCACACCTTGTGTCGTCTATTAAAAGCCCTCCTCCTTAAATAA
- a CDS encoding VIT1/CCC1 transporter family protein: protein MTLKSDHFKGKDVYEHLKEARARGAKATQEIHGTEAPGHLVAATDSLKETAIVLLGFWILLLAFRASAPVTLLAIFSIGWILWKGGRSALLGWGRLERLHRLIEEERYEIQHHRAQEKKELRGMYEQKGFTGELLDQVVEVLMADDNRLLRVMLEEELGLTLETYEHPLKQAVGAAVGAFIAGIGALIGAFFAGMWGITIVLFLLFSIATLVTAKREGNALIKSLIWNLAVGILSIGTLYFISQLR from the coding sequence ATGACGTTGAAATCGGACCATTTCAAGGGGAAAGATGTCTACGAACATTTAAAAGAAGCACGGGCACGGGGAGCAAAAGCTACCCAAGAAATCCATGGGACAGAAGCACCTGGTCACTTAGTTGCTGCTACAGATAGTTTGAAAGAAACGGCTATTGTTCTTTTAGGATTTTGGATTTTATTGCTTGCTTTTCGAGCGTCTGCGCCTGTGACACTTTTGGCAATTTTTTCTATCGGTTGGATTTTATGGAAAGGAGGTCGGAGCGCCCTACTTGGATGGGGACGTTTAGAACGATTGCACCGCCTGATTGAAGAAGAGCGGTATGAGATCCAGCATCACAGGGCGCAAGAAAAAAAGGAACTGCGCGGCATGTATGAGCAAAAGGGATTTACAGGTGAATTATTAGATCAAGTGGTCGAGGTCTTGATGGCAGACGACAATAGGCTTCTGCGTGTGATGCTTGAAGAAGAACTCGGCCTCACATTAGAAACCTATGAGCATCCCCTGAAACAAGCTGTTGGTGCTGCTGTTGGTGCTTTTATTGCTGGCATTGGAGCTCTTATCGGAGCCTTTTTTGCGGGAATGTGGGGTATCACAATTGTCTTGTTCTTGTTATTTTCCATAGCAACACTTGTGACTGCTAAACGAGAGGGAAACGCGCTGATCAAATCTCTTATTTGGAACTTAGCAGTTGGAATCTTATCAATTGGAACTCTCTACTTCATCTCCCAACTAAGGTAG
- a CDS encoding MBL fold metallo-hydrolase: MKGFCPLASGSKGNALYLGTDQTKLLIDVGISYRTLEERLREIEVSIEEIDAVLISHEHSDHIRGLEKLCRSHKIPVFANSETAKAILSNMKMMPRFKIFSTGESFEFGDVQIHPFSVQHDTLDPVAFTFQFRGIKVGICTDLGYVTTLVTAHLRDCDYLYIEANHEPSMVYACPRPPIYKQRVLGRQGHLSNEMCAELLKEIKHPGLKHVYLAHLSEECNNPEVALKKVREHLDEEVGLSIAYQEKISQKILF; this comes from the coding sequence ATGAAAGGTTTTTGTCCCCTCGCATCCGGCTCAAAAGGTAATGCTCTTTATCTTGGAACAGATCAAACCAAGCTTTTGATCGATGTTGGTATTAGTTACCGTACATTGGAAGAGCGACTTAGAGAAATTGAAGTTTCTATTGAAGAGATCGATGCGGTTTTGATCAGTCATGAACATTCTGATCATATTCGGGGACTTGAAAAACTATGTCGCTCACATAAAATTCCTGTCTTTGCCAATAGTGAAACGGCAAAAGCGATCCTAAGCAACATGAAAATGATGCCCCGTTTTAAGATCTTTTCGACAGGGGAGTCGTTTGAGTTTGGAGATGTGCAAATTCATCCTTTTAGTGTACAGCACGACACACTTGATCCGGTGGCGTTTACCTTTCAGTTTAGGGGAATAAAGGTGGGGATTTGTACCGATTTAGGATATGTGACAACACTTGTAACGGCGCATTTGCGGGATTGTGACTATTTGTATATTGAGGCAAATCATGAACCCTCAATGGTTTACGCTTGTCCGAGACCGCCTATCTACAAACAGCGTGTTTTGGGTAGGCAAGGGCATTTATCAAATGAAATGTGCGCAGAGCTTCTCAAGGAAATCAAACATCCAGGACTGAAACATGTCTATCTAGCTCACTTATCTGAGGAGTGTAACAATCCCGAGGTGGCGCTGAAGAAAGTGCGCGAGCATTTAGATGAAGAAGTGGGACTCTCGATTGCATATCAAGAAAAAATCAGTCAGAAAATTCTCTTTTGA
- a CDS encoding heavy metal translocating P-type ATPase — MASYIFDEFFTSGQEESISPFLTEDSRKWAKNLSLKSSILSGVFLIAAFITSFYSLTLSNLLLLFVYFLVGTPALQNTIEDIKNLEINIDVLMTLAAFLSFLIGSQMEGGLLLVLFAFSGAMEETVSRKAKGALLNLNELSPTMATVLGEKGTLFQKSVREITVGTRLLVRAGEIVPLDGIVVDGNSFVNLVHLTGESVPVSKTKDHEVQAGSRNLDGTLTIRVTRTSADSTLSKIIQLINQAQEMKPRVQRFLDRFGRSYAITIISLFFLFSILLPWIFPISYFGIEGSVYRALTFLIAASPCALIIATPTAYLSAISACARKGILLKGGITLDALASCRTIAFDKTGTLTTGKLSCENVVPLSENPVCTTDEAIQIAAALERHVTHPMAEAIISFGKKKNLSPLDIDKFQSVPGFGLKGELNGRTVFIGNEAFIIEQLTKKPDLKSLIAKEDQSVTFLLVEESLFVFHFKDTLRPEVPEVIRNLKNEHRLELMMLTGDHQASAAAVAKSLGIEVFLSDLRPEHKLEMVSNLSMKHGLAMVGDGINDAPALARATVGISLGEIGSATAIDASDIVFLQDDLKLLSWLYTKARKTMRIVRENLTLALGVICLVTTPALLGWIPLWLAVILHEGGTVLVGLNSLRLLKK; from the coding sequence ATGGCCTCTTATATTTTTGACGAGTTTTTTACTTCAGGCCAGGAAGAAAGTATCAGCCCTTTCCTGACTGAAGACTCGCGCAAATGGGCCAAAAACCTCAGTTTAAAAAGTTCGATTCTCTCTGGTGTCTTTCTAATTGCCGCATTTATCACCTCTTTTTACTCATTAACTCTTTCCAATTTACTCCTACTCTTCGTCTATTTTTTAGTTGGAACACCTGCTCTTCAAAATACGATTGAAGACATCAAAAACCTCGAAATCAATATTGATGTCCTCATGACACTAGCAGCCTTTCTTTCCTTTTTGATTGGAAGTCAAATGGAAGGAGGCCTTCTCCTTGTGCTGTTTGCATTTTCAGGTGCAATGGAAGAAACCGTGTCGAGAAAAGCCAAAGGGGCTCTCCTCAATTTAAATGAGCTCTCTCCGACTATGGCAACGGTACTAGGTGAAAAGGGAACGCTGTTCCAAAAGTCGGTGCGTGAAATCACAGTAGGAACTCGCCTTCTTGTGAGGGCTGGTGAAATCGTTCCTCTTGATGGAATCGTTGTCGATGGAAACTCGTTTGTTAACCTCGTCCATCTCACTGGAGAAAGTGTCCCCGTTTCCAAGACAAAAGACCATGAAGTTCAAGCAGGAAGTCGTAACTTAGATGGAACCTTAACCATCCGTGTCACACGGACGAGCGCAGATTCAACGCTTTCAAAAATTATCCAACTCATTAACCAAGCGCAAGAAATGAAACCACGCGTCCAACGGTTTCTCGACAGGTTTGGGCGTAGCTACGCAATCACGATCATTTCGCTCTTTTTCCTCTTTTCGATCCTCCTCCCTTGGATCTTTCCGATCAGCTACTTTGGAATTGAAGGATCGGTTTATCGGGCATTGACGTTTTTGATTGCCGCTTCTCCCTGCGCCTTGATTATCGCCACTCCCACTGCCTACCTCAGTGCTATTAGTGCCTGCGCCCGAAAAGGGATTCTCTTAAAGGGGGGAATCACCCTCGATGCTTTAGCAAGCTGCCGTACAATCGCCTTTGACAAGACAGGGACTCTTACGACAGGAAAACTGAGCTGCGAAAATGTCGTTCCCCTTTCAGAAAATCCTGTTTGTACAACCGATGAAGCCATTCAAATAGCTGCTGCCCTAGAGCGTCATGTCACTCACCCCATGGCCGAAGCCATCATCTCGTTTGGCAAAAAGAAAAATCTTTCTCCTCTCGATATCGACAAATTTCAATCCGTTCCAGGGTTTGGGCTTAAAGGAGAATTAAATGGGCGCACAGTCTTCATTGGAAATGAAGCCTTCATCATAGAGCAGCTTACAAAAAAGCCCGATCTTAAATCACTGATCGCTAAAGAAGACCAATCGGTCACCTTCCTTCTTGTCGAAGAGTCTCTTTTTGTCTTCCATTTTAAAGACACCTTACGACCAGAAGTCCCCGAAGTGATTCGAAATCTTAAAAATGAACACCGACTTGAACTCATGATGCTCACTGGTGATCATCAGGCAAGTGCTGCAGCGGTTGCAAAATCGCTTGGAATTGAAGTGTTCCTCTCCGACCTGCGTCCTGAACACAAACTCGAAATGGTTTCTAATCTCTCTATGAAACATGGCCTGGCCATGGTCGGAGATGGAATCAACGACGCACCTGCCTTAGCACGTGCGACCGTTGGAATTTCCCTCGGAGAGATTGGAAGTGCTACGGCGATCGATGCTTCAGACATTGTATTTTTACAAGATGACCTCAAGCTGCTGAGTTGGCTTTACACAAAAGCGCGTAAAACCATGCGCATTGTTAGAGAAAATCTCACACTTGCCCTTGGCGTCATTTGTCTCGTCACAACTCCCGCTCTTCTTGGGTGGATTCCTCTTTGGCTTGCCGTGATCCTCCACGAAGGAGGCACCGTTCTTGTTGGGTTAAATAGCCTTCGCTTACTTAAGAAATAA
- a CDS encoding alpha-ketoacid dehydrogenase subunit alpha/beta encodes MMQGLEVKNRLQELLAIAEEKSLKDLCFDTLQTMMRCRYVDDKMQKLVRQNKGGTFHLCANGHEMIGALSALSLKPGKDWGLPYYRDRAFALGLGCTLEEVLGAFLAREVDHHSGGRMMPEHFSHKTLRIPCQSSVVGSQFLQAVGVAKAARLADTDEVVYVSAGDGATSQGDFHEALNYACIHKLSVIFVIQDNGWAISVPVEEQTAGGSIVHMARGYVGLTVHDVDGCDFEQVSKALDASVRKGREGLGPSLIVAKIPRLGAHSSSDDPKKYKTDAHFEEETKRDPLPRFEAWLIDHGILSPEEIERLRDNVKEEIETAAVTADQIPIQDPDRVLDHIYKPTPVTLHEEKEKRGEAVVIMDALNHALDEEMERDEGVIIFGQDVAHGKGGVFGITRGLTEKYGVDRCFNTPLAESTIVGTAIGLSVYGNFKPVAEVQFCDYLWTGINQLFNELASYHYRSNGEWNCPVVLRTPTGGYIQGGPYHSQNIEAFLAHCPGLKVVMPSNAADAKMLLKSAIRDPNPVVFLEHKGLYRQRVFCAQSEPTKDEILPLGKAKVVREGSDVTVICYGMMVHMCYEIAQQLEEIDVEIIDLRTLSPLDFETILTSVEKTGKALIVHEAPLTCGFGAEIAAQIAEKGFEFLDAPVKRLGSLDTCVPYCKELEDRVLPQKTDIQAAIRSLASY; translated from the coding sequence ATGATGCAAGGGTTGGAAGTTAAAAATCGATTGCAAGAACTCCTCGCGATTGCAGAGGAAAAATCCCTCAAAGATTTGTGTTTTGACACGCTTCAAACGATGATGCGTTGCCGCTATGTCGACGATAAAATGCAAAAACTCGTCCGCCAAAACAAAGGGGGAACATTCCATCTTTGCGCCAATGGACACGAGATGATCGGTGCTCTGAGCGCCCTCTCGTTAAAACCTGGAAAAGATTGGGGGCTTCCCTACTATCGGGATCGGGCCTTTGCTTTAGGATTAGGCTGCACTCTCGAAGAGGTTTTAGGAGCCTTTTTAGCTCGTGAAGTTGATCACCACTCTGGTGGGCGGATGATGCCCGAACACTTCTCCCATAAGACATTGCGGATTCCCTGCCAATCAAGCGTTGTCGGTTCCCAGTTTCTCCAAGCTGTAGGAGTGGCCAAAGCGGCCCGTCTAGCCGACACCGATGAAGTCGTTTATGTCTCAGCAGGAGATGGAGCCACTTCTCAAGGTGATTTTCACGAAGCACTCAACTACGCCTGTATCCACAAACTCAGTGTGATCTTTGTGATTCAAGACAATGGCTGGGCCATTTCAGTTCCAGTTGAAGAGCAGACTGCCGGGGGCTCAATTGTGCACATGGCTAGGGGCTACGTAGGGCTTACCGTTCATGATGTGGATGGCTGCGACTTTGAGCAGGTTTCAAAAGCATTAGACGCTTCCGTCCGAAAAGGGCGCGAAGGGCTTGGCCCTTCACTTATTGTGGCAAAGATTCCACGCCTTGGAGCCCACAGTAGCAGTGACGACCCTAAAAAATACAAGACCGATGCCCATTTCGAAGAAGAAACAAAGCGCGACCCTCTGCCCCGCTTTGAAGCATGGCTGATCGACCATGGAATCCTGAGTCCTGAAGAGATCGAAAGGCTTCGCGACAATGTAAAAGAAGAAATTGAAACGGCAGCAGTCACTGCCGACCAGATTCCCATCCAAGATCCAGACCGCGTCCTCGACCACATCTACAAGCCAACCCCAGTGACTCTCCATGAAGAGAAAGAAAAGCGCGGTGAAGCTGTTGTGATCATGGATGCCCTAAACCACGCCCTCGATGAAGAGATGGAGCGGGATGAGGGGGTCATCATCTTTGGACAAGACGTTGCTCATGGGAAAGGAGGCGTATTCGGTATTACACGAGGCCTGACAGAGAAATATGGGGTCGACCGGTGCTTCAATACCCCCTTAGCTGAATCGACCATTGTAGGGACCGCTATCGGCCTCTCAGTCTATGGGAATTTCAAACCCGTTGCCGAGGTCCAATTTTGCGACTACCTTTGGACAGGTATTAATCAACTTTTTAATGAACTTGCCAGTTACCACTACCGTTCAAACGGAGAGTGGAACTGTCCTGTGGTCCTCCGGACCCCAACTGGGGGATATATTCAAGGAGGTCCTTACCATTCCCAAAATATCGAAGCGTTTTTAGCTCATTGCCCCGGCCTCAAAGTTGTGATGCCCAGCAATGCTGCCGATGCCAAGATGCTTCTTAAAAGCGCCATTCGGGACCCCAATCCTGTGGTCTTTCTCGAGCACAAAGGGCTCTATCGCCAGCGCGTTTTCTGTGCCCAAAGTGAGCCTACTAAAGACGAAATCCTTCCCCTAGGCAAAGCCAAGGTGGTGCGTGAGGGATCAGACGTGACGGTGATTTGCTATGGGATGATGGTTCATATGTGCTATGAAATCGCGCAGCAGCTTGAAGAGATCGATGTTGAGATCATTGATCTTCGCACCTTAAGCCCTCTCGATTTTGAGACCATTTTAACCTCTGTTGAAAAAACAGGAAAGGCCCTTATCGTGCATGAAGCCCCCCTCACTTGCGGCTTTGGAGCTGAAATCGCCGCTCAAATTGCAGAAAAGGGATTTGAATTTCTCGATGCCCCTGTTAAAAGACTGGGCAGCCTCGATACCTGCGTTCCGTATTGCAAAGAGCTCGAAGATCGGGTCCTTCCGCAAAAAACAGACATCCAAGCAGCAATCCGCTCTCTTGCTTCTTATTAA
- a CDS encoding VOC family protein translates to MVKLSALDHLVITTRQIEKMILFYVEILGMEEITFGEGRKALKFGSQKINLHEVGKEFAPHANKPTPGSQDICFITSTPLENWLSHLNKKKVPVEEGPVRRTGAIGPIQSIYLRDPDHNLIEIDYVVASH, encoded by the coding sequence TTGGTTAAACTCTCTGCGCTAGATCATCTTGTTATTACAACAAGACAAATTGAAAAGATGATTCTCTTCTACGTTGAGATTCTTGGAATGGAAGAAATTACTTTTGGAGAAGGGCGTAAAGCTTTAAAATTTGGATCTCAAAAAATCAACCTGCATGAAGTAGGAAAAGAGTTTGCTCCCCATGCGAACAAACCAACACCTGGCAGTCAGGACATTTGCTTTATCACAAGCACTCCCCTTGAAAATTGGCTCTCTCATCTAAACAAGAAAAAGGTCCCTGTCGAAGAGGGACCTGTAAGAAGAACGGGCGCAATAGGACCCATTCAATCGATCTACTTGCGCGACCCTGACCATAACCTTATTGAAATTGACTATGTTGTCGCAAGCCACTGA